In Antarcticibacterium arcticum, the genomic stretch ATATATTGGCTAAATGCAGGCCTGGATCCGTCAAGTCGTACCACCCGTATGTTTAGAGCAGCTTTACCCGGGGTTCTTCCATTATTAAAGGTTTCCCAAACCAGATAATACATAAATACCGGAAGTCCTATAATAAGATAATACACCCATTGCTGGCCCCCATCAAGTCCCAGGCCGGCAATTGCGAAGGAGGCAAGGATGGCATATCCAACCAGGATCAACCCGTCTATTAAAAATGCCAGGATCCTGTCTCCTATTCCTGCTACATTTTGATGAATGCCTATATTTTGAGCTGTTTCTATTTGAAAATTATCCATTAATACGTTTCTTTGATAAAATAACCGGATCCTATGCGCGAGGCTGCTTTCGTGAAGCAAAATAAGAATAAATGGACACAATTCGAACAGCTTCTTAACAATAAAAGATCCATTGCCCCCGCGACCATTACTTCTATGTATCTTGAAGTAACAGATGATCTTAGCTATGCCAAAACATTTTATCCTGGCAGCAATACGACCACTTATCTAAATGGCCTGGCGGCAACAGCCCATCAAAAGATCTACACCAACAAGAAAGAACCTGGAAATGTATTCTGGAGATTCTATGCTTTTGATTTCCCGTTGATGTTTTTCCGGTTTCAAAAACAACTCCTGTTAAGTTTTATTATTTTTTCGCTCTTTATTGCAGTGGGAGTTTTTTCTGCTTCCAGTGAAGGTGTTTTTGTAAGGGCAATCCTGGGAGATGCCTATATAAATATGACCCTTGAAAATATCGCCAATCAGGATCCTATGGCAGTATATAAACAAATGGGAGAGGTAGACATGTTTCTGGGAATTACGGTTAATAACATAAGGGTGGCATTGATGGCCTACACCCTGGGAATTCTGGCCGGTGTTGGTACCGTCTATGTCCTTATGCAAAATGCGATTATGTTGGGGGCATTTCAATATTTTTTCTTCGAGAATGGAATGTTATGGGAATCGGCAAGAACAATCTGGATTCACGGTACAATAGAGATATCTGTGATCATTATTGCAGGATGTGCTGGACTTGTGGTTGGGAAAAGTATTTTGTTTCCGCAAACCTATACGCGTTTGGCTTCCTTTATAAAAGGAGTTAAAAATGGGTTGAAGATAGTTTTAAGCACCATTCCCTTCTTTATAATTGCCGGATTCCTGGAAGGTTTTGTAACGAGGCAAACCCAAATGCCAGACTGGCTGGCGATAACTATTATAGGAATTTCCCTCTTAAGCATTTTACTTTATTACGTATATTATCCAATCCACCTGAATAAGAAATTAAATACCAATGGAAAACAACTGGTTTATTGAATTTAAAAAACAACGCGAATTAGGAGATATTATCAATATCACCTTTAAATTTATTCGTGAGAATTATAAGCCCCTATTTCAATTGATCTATAAAATAGTAGGGCCCTTTTTCATTTTGCTTATTCTGGCTGTGGCGTATTATACTTATTCCGTTGCGGGAAATCCTATAGAAGCGCTTACCTCTGGCGGGAGTAATTTTGTAATTTCCATTCTACTAATGCTGGCGGCAATGCTATTGTTCTATGCCGCGCTTTATGGAACCATATTACACTATATTAAAAATTATATTTCCAATTACGGGCAGATGAATGAAACCGATGTAAAAAATGGGGTTCAAAAGGATTTCTTTAACCTAATCCTGCTTTCCGTTATCTCTGCAATTCTAATTATTGCCGGTATGATGCTGCTCATTTTACCCGGGATCTATCTTATGGTGCCTTTGGCACTTGCAGGATCTATACTTGTCTTTAAAAATTACAGCGTTTCAGAGGCTATTTCATATAGCTTTACCCTTATAAAGGACAATTGGTGGATCACCTTTGTAAGCCTTTTAGTTATCTGGATCCTGGTTTATTTTATTGGTTTGGTGTTCCAGGTACCGCTCATTATTTATACGGTAGTTAAAACACTTACTATGGCTCAGGAAGGATCCATGGCAGATCCCGCTTCGTATTCAGACTGGATATTTATTACCCTGAATGTCCTCTCTACGGTAATCCAGTATTTACTTTCAACCATTAGTATTATTGGCCTGGCTTTTATTTATTTTAATTTAAATGAACATAAGAACCTTACGGGAACTTATGAGACTATAGACAAATTGGGCGAATAGCAATATGGGCAAATTCCTGTTATACCTTGTAATAGTATTATGCACCGTTGTTTCATACGGGGCACAGGATTCCCTGCCCGGCCCCGGGCCTGAAGTAAAATTTGATACCTCCAGCTCCCTTGCTCCTTTAAATTTTGATGAAGAAAAAATAGCGCAATATAAAAGTGACAAAGCTTTTAATTATTTAACCGAAATAGGGACAGACAGTTGGTGGACTAAATTTAAAAGGTGGTTAGAACTAAAGTACGCGCAATTGATAAATTGGCTATTTGGGGATTATGAAGCAAACTCATGGCTGGCGTTCTTTCTTATGCTACTGCCATATCTTATAATAGGAACCGTAATTGGCCTTATTATCTGGTTGTTTATAAGGCTCAATCCCGGGCCATCATTGCTGGGGAAAACTGAAACCGCGGCGGTATATTTTACTGAAGATGAAAAGCTGGTCCAGTCGGCTGATCTTTCTTCCCTGATTGAAGCAGCTATTGCGGCCGGAGATTACAGGCTTGCAATAAGGTATTATTACCTTAAATTACTGAAGTTGTTGCACCATAAGAAATTGATCCATTATGAATTTCAGAAAACAGATACCGAATACCTGGCAGAACTGAAAGACGACACCCTCCGCAGTCCTCTAAAGCGGATTATGAGAATTTACGATTTCATATGGTATGGGAATTTTCCTGTTTCTGAAAAAGAATTTGCAATGGCCCAGGATTATTTCCGAAGCATAGAAACATCACTAAACCGGGCTGCAGATGAAAAATAGTGTAAAGATAGCTTTGGGGGCAATGCTGTTACTGGTTTTATTATTAACCTACCTGGAAGCATCTGAACCCGAACCGGTGAACTGGAACAACAGTTATCTTGAAACAGACAAGATCCCCCTGGGAACCTATGTCTTCTATGAGTCCTGGAAAAATTCCACTCCCGGCGATATTCAGAATATAGATATTCCACCCTTTGAATTTCTACCGAAGGCGGAGGCCGGCACCTATTTTTTCCTTAATAATTACCTGAGTTTTGATGATGCTGAAATTAAAAAATTATTAATCTGGGTGGAAGCGGGAAATACTGCTTTTCTTTCTGCAGGAAATTTTAGCGAAAACTTGCTCGATACCCTGGGTTTAAAAACTGCCATCCGCATCCCGGGCAGAGATCTAAGCTCCCGCCCCCGTTTCAACCTGGTGCATCCTGACCTGAAGCAACCAGAAAATTATTTATATGAGCAGGAAATACCACTCATTTATTTCAGCAGGATCGATACCCTTACCCATACCATTCTTGGGGTGGCAAACATTAAAGATTTTAAGGAACCCACAACGGCTTTGCCCAATTTCCTGAAGGCCAATCACGGAAAAGGCACCCTCTACATGCATACATTGCCGCAGGCTTTCAGCAATTATTTTATGCTTTCAGGAACAGGCTATAAATATTCCAGGGATGTGCTCGCTTACCTGGAACCCAATTCAACCATCTACTGGGACCGGTATTATAAAACCGGTAAAACCTTTTATACCTCCCCCGTGTTTGTTATAATGCGCAGCAAAACCTTGAAATGGGCCTATTATTTCACCCTCTTGGGGGTACTGCTGTTCATAATTTTTGAGGGAAAAAGAAAGCAAAGGGCAGTTCCGGTAATTGAACCGCTTAAAAATCAAACGTATGAATATTCCAGGACCATCGCCAACCTTTACCTGGAGCAGGATCAATATAAAGAACTTGCGCAGAAGAGTATTGATCATTTTTATGACCACATTCGTAAAGCCTACAGAATTGACACTACCCGTTCTCCCGGGGATTTTTACCCGGACCTGGCTGAAAAAAGCAATAATTCCCTGGAAGACACAGAAACACTTTTTGAAATGTTTCAAAACATTTCAAACAAAAATGTAATTTCAAAAAATGATTTGGTGGCCCTAAACTACGCCATCAATTCTTATAACAAATCAACATAATGGAAAACGAAGCTCCGCAAAACCCTGAAATAAATTTTAACACCCGTATCCCGCTGGAAGAGCTGCAACAAGCTGTAGAAAGTTTAAAGGAACAGTTAGGAAAGGTGATAATAGGCCAGGATAATTTTATTGAACTTTTGATCACCGGCTTGCTGGCGAACGGGCATGTTTTAATTGAGGGAGTTCCGGGGGTTGCAAAGACAATCACCGCAAGGTTGTTTGCAAAAACGCTGGACACAGGTTTTAGCAGGATCCAGTTCACCCCAGATCTTATGCCGGGGGACGTACTGGGAACATCAGTATTTAACTCAAAAATCTCCGATTTTGAATTTAAGGCAGGCCCCATATTTTCAAATATTATTCTTATTGATGAGATCAACCGGGCACCGGCAAAGACCCAGGCTGCCCTGTTTGAAGTGATGGAAGAAAGACAGATCACCATAGATGGAAACAAATATCCAATGACCCCTCCTTTTATGGTGCTGGCCACCCAAAACCCTATTGAACAGGAAGGCACTTATGAGTTACCCGAAGCCCAGCTGGACCGGTTTTTATTCAAAATTAAAGTGGATTATCCCACGCCAGAAGAGGAAGTGAGAATTCTCCAATCTCACCATCAGAGAAAAAGCAGCCTTCCTGAGGATAATATTCAACCGGTAATTAGTCCTGAAAAATTATTATCTCTGCAACATCAGATAGGAGAAGTGCTGGTAGAAGAAAAACTTCTCACCTATATTGCTCAACTTGTAATTAAGACGCGAAATCATCCTCATCTATACCTGGGAGCTTCCCCACGTGCTACGATAGCGGTGATGAATGCTTCTAAAGCAATGGCAGCTATTCAGGGCAGGGACTTTGTTATTCCCGAAGATATAAAAAAGGTATTGGTACCGGTACTTGCGCACCGTGTGATCCTGGCCCCGGAGAAAGAAATGGAAGGGCTTACCCGGGAGAATGTAATAGAGGTAATTTCCAACACAATTGAAATTCCGCGGTAATACATGACAGGGATTAGAGCGGTCTATTTTCATCAACGGGTTTTTGTGGCAGTTTTTTCACTTGCCATGATCTTCCTGTTTTCTTATTGGTTTCCGGTACTATATATTCCCGCTTGGTTACTTGCAGTCTTCCTTCTTATACTTATTGGGGTTGATCTTATAACTCTTTTCAGTAAAAAGGGAATAACAGCAAAAAGAAATGTACCCGATAAACTCTCAAATTCAGATCAAAACCCCATCACCATTGATATAAGGAATAATTTTAATTTTAAAATAGGAGTAGAAATAATAGATGAGCTCCCTGTACAATTTCAAAAAAGAGATTTTTTACAGAAAATGACTGCTCTCCCGGGTCAAAAAAAACAATTTGAGTATAGCCTTAGGCCGGTTGAGCGCGGGGAATACTATTTTGGTAAACTAAATATTTTTATAAGTTCCCCTTTGCGCCTGGTAAAAAAAAGGCTTGTTTTTGACCAGGATCAAAGTGTAAAGGTGTACCCCTCCTTTATACAGATGCGGCAGTATGATTTTATGGCAATTGATAACCGACTTAAACAACCGGGATTAAAAAGGATAAGAAGGTTGGGCCACACACAGGAATTTGAACAGATAAAGGAATATGTTGCGGGAGATGATGTGCGTAGTATCAATTGGAAGGCAACCGCAAAACAATCGGGTTTAATGGTAAACCAGTATCAGGAGGAAAAGGCACAGCCCATTTATTTAATAATAGATAAAGGCAGGGTTATGAAGATGCCGTTTGAAGGCCTTAGTTTACTCGATTATTCTATTAATACCACGCTGGCCTTTGCCAATGTTGCTTTACAGAAAAAAGATAAGGTAGGATTTGTATCCTTTTCAAATGAAATGGGTAATCTTTTGCCGGCAATTGCCAAGAAAACCCATCTTAATGCTATGCTGGAAAGCCTGTATAATATAAAAACAGATTTTCTTGATTCAGATTTTGGTTTACTTTATACCTGGGTAAAACGCCGCATCAACCACCGCAGCCTGTTGCTGCTTTTCACCAATTTTGAGCATATGAATGCCCTGGACCGGAATTTAGGTTATTTAAAGGCCATTGCCAGGCAGCATGTATTGGTCGTAATATTCTTTGAAAATTCTGAACTTGAAAAAGTGATCCGGCGGCCGGCAGAAACGATCTCACAAATGGCCCACCAAACAATTGCAAGGGATATTTCCTATGAAAAAAGGTTGATGGCAAAGAAACTTCAGCAAAATGGGATTCAAACCATACTTTCCAAACCCGGAGACCTCTCGGTTAACACTATAAATAAATACCTCGAGATCAAGGCTCGCGGCTTGCTTTAAACTACTTTTAAACTATAAGCAAATAATAGTTTATCTTATTTTGTAATAGAAAAAAACAATACCTTTGTATACGTCTCTTAATCCATGATATGACAATTACTCAATTACAATATGTCCTGGCTGTTGCCGAACATCAAAATTTTACTAAAGCTGCCCAAAAGGTTTTTGTTACCCAGCCTACATTGAGCATGCAAATCCAGAAACTGGAAGATGAGTTGGATATCCAGATATTTGATCGCAGCAAAAAGCCCATCCAGTTAACCGAAACCGGCAGGAAAATAGTGAACCAGGCCCGGAATATTGTGAATGAAAGTGAAAGGATCCAGGATATAGTAGATCAACAAAAAGGCTTTATTGGAGGAGAATTCCGGTTGGGAGTCATTCCCACCATTATGCCTACTTTATTACCCATGTTTCTTACCAACTTCATAAAAAAGTATCCCAAGGTCAAATTAAAGATCGAGGAATTAAATACCGAAGCCATAATTGAGAAATTAAAGGAGGGGCATCTGGATGCAGCCATTGCTGCCACTCCGCTGGAGCTACCCGGTATTAAGGAACAGGTTTTATATTATGAACCTTTTGTAGCTTACATTCCCGAGGGACATAGGCTTTCAAAAAATGACAAACTGGAAGTAGAATCCCTGGATGTTGATGATATGCTATTGCTGGAAGATGGCCATTGTTTCAAAGATGGGATTCTTAACCTTTGCAAGGCCTCAAGAAATTATGAAGGGGATAATTTTCAACTGGAAAGCGGAAGTTTTGAAACCCTTATCAAATTATCTAACGAAGGTCTGGGAATGACCTTGTTGCCATACCTGCATACCCTTGACGTGAAAGAAAGGGATAAATCCAAATTAAAAATGTTTAAAGATCCGGTGCCTGCAAGGGAAGTGAGCCTTATTTTCAATAAGAGTGAATTGAAGATCCAGATCATAGAAGCATTGCGCAAAACAATTGCCGGGGTGGTAAAAGGGGCAATCGCCTACCAAAATGTAAAAATTATAAGCCCCGTACCCAACAGGAAATAAGGTGGACATCATCTAAAAAATAAAAGCGGCCCAAGGGCCGCTTTTTATTTTAGTTTAAATAAATTAGACACTGATTTAATTCGGGGTTCTGCTTTGTAAGGGAGACGATCCAGATCTTTAATTCCTCAATCTCGTGAGGCAATAATCTGGTAAGCGCTTTTTTTACTTCTTTACAGAACAATACTGCATCAAAACTAACTTTGTCAAGTATTGTTTTGGTGTATTCAAACATCGCTCTCGCCATAATTTGAAGATTATTTTTAGGGTTGCTACTAAGTTGAAAATTGTAGAATTGTTAATAGGCAGAAAAATTAATCTGACTAAATATAAGCAAATATATTAAGATTGTCAATTTCCTCTAATCACTTTAACATTTAGAATCTCCTGTCCCCGCTTATAACATCTCCAAGGCCACCGAGAATGCTGCCTTCTCCTTTATCTTTCCCCCAGCCCTGAGGTGCCGCCTGCCATACCCGATTTGCCAACCTGCTAAAAGGCAGGGATTGTACATAAACAATTCCCGGTCCTGTTAAAGTCGCAAAGAACAAGCCTTCTCCGCCAAAAAGGGAGTTTTTGATACCGCCCACAAATTCTATGTCGTAATTTATATCTTTCGTAAACCCTATTATACAGCCGGTATCAACATTTAGTTTTTCACCGGCTTGCAATTCCTTTCTTGCCATGGTGCCTCCCGCATGAACAAACGCCATCCCGTCGCCTTCAATTTTTTGCATAATAAAACCTTCACCTCCAAAAAATCCGCGGCCGAGTTTACGGCTGAATTCAATACCAATAGAAACCCCTTTTGCAGCACAAAGAAAAGCGTCCTTCTGGCAAATAAATTTTCCGCCATACTGTGTGAGGTCGAGGGGAATGATCTTCCCGGGATAAGGAGACGCAAAACTCACTTTCTTTTTTCCCTGTACCTCGTTGGAAAAAATTGTCATAAAAAGGCTCTCTCCTGTAAGAAGGCGCTTGCCCGCGCCCAGGACCTTCCCCAGGAATCCTTCATGTTGGGAGGAACCATCTCCAAAAATGGTATTCATTTTAATGCCGTTTTCCATCATCATAAAATTTCCGGCTTCAGCTATAACAGCCTCTTTGGGGTCAAGCTCCAGTTCAACATATTGCATTTCTTCCCCGAAGATCTGGTAATCTATTTCATGTGAATTCATATTATTTTTTTAAGGTTGATATTTACCCGGGAGAATAGTACATCCCCCTGCTTGATTCTAATTATCCTTTGGCTTTTATGGTCCACTCAAAATCAAAAGTGGAAACTTCCACCCCATCTTCATCAATTCCCCTGGACCGCATCCAGAAAGTCTGGCCCTCACCGGTAGTTAAAGCCTGTTCTATGGCCCCGGAGATCAAATGTCCTTCATTGCAGATAAATTGAATCCTGCCTGTGGCCTTTTTAATAAATACAGATTTATTCTGAGCTACTAGCATCGATATTTTTTTACCGCTGTTTTGAATATGCGTCATCACCAATGCCCCGGTACTTAACTCGGCAGCCATTGCCTGAACCGCAAAATACATGGAATTAAAAGGATTTTGATTGATCCACCTGTGCCGTACCCCTACCAGGCATTTCTCATTGTCTATACTTATAACCCTTACGCCCGTAAGCCAGGCGCTGGGTAGTTTTATCATTAAATATTTATTGAGTTTTCCCGGTGTTAATTTCATTTTTTAATTGAATTTTTCTAAAAGTATCTAAAATATGCAACATAGCGAAATGTTAAATTTTTCTTAAGGTTTGAAAATAACAGTACTTTGTTTTGCATAATACTGTCTTTAAGATATATATTTGTATTATAAATCATCAATCATCATGGAAACTTTAAGCTTACAACCGGACAAAACAGTAGCCTCCTTAATACATGTTTCGGCATTTTCAAAATACTTCATTCCCTTCGGAAATTTTATTATTCCGTTGATATTATGGACTGCAAAGAAGAATGATCCTTTTGTAGATAGCCATGGAAAACAGGCGCTGAATTTTCAAATAAGTATATTTCTCTACTTCGTATTCCTGGTATGTGCGGGAATAGCCGGAGTAGTTATAATGGGATTTGATATAGCTGCCGCTGATCCTTCTTTTTTTAGAGAAGAAAATTTTAGCCTCCACCCGCTTAGGGCCATGCCACTAATTACAATAGTAGGAATAACAGGACTACTTCTCCTTACACTCTTTATATTGGAAATTGTAGCAGTCATCAATGCTGCGATAAAAGCCAGTGAGGGAAAAACCTATAAATATCCATTAACAATCAATTTCATCACTCCAACTCCGGTTGGCATTCATCAATCAAAAAATGATCAGTTTAACAACACCCAAAAACAAACGCTATGAAGATTGAAAACACCAAGGCACAGATGCGTAAAGGCGTGCTGGAATATTGCATCCTCTCTGTCCTAAGAGATAATGATGCATATGTGGCAGAGATCCTTGACACGCTCAAAGATGCAAAACTACTCGTAGTAGAAGGTACCATTTATCCTTTACTTACCAGATTAAAGAACGCAGGATTACTCCATTACAGATGGGAAGAATCCACCGGCGGGCCACCTCGTAAATATTACGGTTTAACCGATACCGGAAGAGAATTTTTAAAAGAACTCACTTACACCTGGGAAGAATTACAAACAGCTGTAACCAAAGTAACCATCCAAAAAAATAAGAATCATGAATAAGACAGTAAATATAAATCTTGCAGGCGTTTTCTTTCATATTGATGAGAACGCTTATACAAAATTGCAACATTATCTTGATGCAATAAAGCGCTCTTTAACCAATACCCAGGGTCAGGATGAAATTATTGCCGACATTGAAGCACGTATTGCCGAGCTTTTCAATGAGAAGATAAAGACAGACCGCCAGGTAATTGGATCCAAGGAAGTAGACGAAGTCATAGCGGTACTTGGGCAGCCCGAGGATTATATGCTGGATGAGGAGATCTTTGAAGACGAACCTGTGTATAATAAGACCAGATCTACCGGCAAACAACTTTTTCGCGATACCGAGCATTCTTATGTAGGTGGGGTATCTTCAGGATTAGGCCATTACCTTGGAATTGCTCCTATTTGGGTAAGGATCCTTTGGATAATTCTTACGCTGGCATCCAGTGGGGCTTTCATCCTTATTTATATCGCCCTATGGATCTTTGTACCGGAAGCCAAAACCACTGCAGATAAGCTTTCCATGCGGGGGGAAGAGGTGAATATTTCCAATATCGAAAGAAAGATAAGAGAGGAATTTGAAAATGTTTCAGGAAGAATGAAAAATGTGGATTATGAGAAATACGGAAATCAGGCCAGGTCCGGAGCAACCTCTGCGGCTAAAGGTGTAGGTTCCGGGATCTTATTTTTGCTAAATATCTTTGTGAAACTTATAGGGGTCCTTATCCTTCTTATCGCAGGTACAACCCTTATTGGATTGTTCATAGGACTGTTTACTATGGGAACGTTTGGTTTAATTGACGCTCCCTGGACAGATTATATTGAAATGACAGCAATTGGAGCACCTTTGTGGTTGCTTTCACTACTGGCTTTCTTTGCCATTGGTATCCCGTTCTTTTTCCTGTTCATCCTGGGGTTAAAAATCCTGGTAAAGAACCTGAAAACTATAGGCACCCCGGCGAAACTGGTATTACTTGGCCTTTGGTTATTGTCTGTAATAGGACTGGCCGTTATTGGAATTCAACAGGCAACACAACGCGCTTTTGATGGGGAAGTGGTAATTACTGAAACATTACCTGTAACTGCTACAGATACTTTATATCTGGCCATGCAATCCAACCCTAAGTATACCTCTGGCATACGCAGAGGGGGTGTTTCCATTAAATATGATGAGAATGACAATAAGGTGATGTATGCCACAGATGTAAGGCTGGTAATAAAATCTACCAAAGATTCTTTGGGAAGAATGGAGATAATTAAAATGGCCGATGGAAGTGACTTCCGCGATGCCAGGGACAGGGCTGAAAGTATAACTTATAATACCACCTTTAACAACGGGAAATTATATCTTGATTCCTTTCTTACTTCTCCCTTGCAAAATCATTACAGGGAGCAGGAAGTTCGGGTAGTAATTTACCTGCCGGAAGGTGCAACTTTATATGCTGACAGCAATATCTCAAATTTCCATCGTTCCTCAGATTATTACGGAAATATACTCAACTACAACACCGAAGGTAAATATTTGAAGATCATTGAAAACGGTTACACCTGTGAGGATTGTGAAGAAGAAGATGGTGACTGGAACAATGATTCCTGGGAGGAAGATACGGAAGATCCAATTGAAGAAAATGGATGGGAAACGGACAGCATTTCTGGAGAAGTAAAAGTGAGGCTAGACGAAAACGGAATTCAGATCAATAACAGAAATTCTGATAAGATTAGAATTAACAAAAATGGCGTTGCAATTCAAAAAACCTAATCATGACAGCCTTGATAAAAACAATCATAGCCGCTATAATTGGAATGTTTGGTTCCCTTGAAATGGAGCAATCCACTCCAATGGAGATTACAGGAATTCAGATAGAGAAAAAATGTGCACAGGGTAGATTGTTCACCCCCGAGGTCAACTGTGGCAAGGAGGTTATTTCATGGGAATACATAAATTCCTCCTCTGCTTCCTGAAAATATGATATATTAGCCTCTCTAACTCTTTAAAATTAATGATTATGAAAAGATTTTTTAAAACAGGTTTGCTTTTAATGGCCATTAGCATTTCAGTTATCGCGTGTCGTGAAACCAACGAAGCCGATGATGTAAACAATGATGACCTGCGCACAGAAGCAGGAGCAGAGGTGAAAGTAAGTGAGGATGGCTCAAAAGTGAAGATCAAAACCGATGATAAAAAGGTAAAGATCAAAACCGATGATGACGGCGAATACAAGGAAAAAGTAAAAATTGATAACGACGATAACTAGAAATTATCCACTCACAAAAAAAGTCCCTATTCAGGGACTTTTTTATTTATAAAAATTTTTAAAACCTATTGAGCGGTAATTTCCTTCTCCTCGGTTTTTTCAATAGTGCTTAAATATCTTTCAGCATCAAGGGCAGCCATACATCCGGTCCCTGCGGCTGTTATAGCCTGGCGGTATTCCTTATCCTGAACATCTCCTGATGCAAATACCCCCGGAAGGTTCGTCTTGGTAGATTTCCCTTTCGTAATAAGATATCCCATATCATCCATATCCAGATGACCTTTAAATATTTCGGTATTTGGCTTATGGCCTATTGCAATGAATAATCCTGTTATCTCAATGGTTTCTTTTTCCCCGGTTTTGCTGTTTATCATTCTCAAACCTTCTACCACCTGCTCTCCCAACACCTCATCAACCTCGGTATTATAGCGAAGATCAATATTGCCTGTATTTGTTACCCTGTGCTGCATAGCTTTGGAAGCTCTCATTTCATCTCCTCTTACCAACATAGTAACTTTTTTACAAATATTGGCAAGATAGGTAGCTTCCTCGGCCGCGGTATCACCCCCACCAACTATAGCTACCTCCTGATTCTTATAGAAAAATCCGTCGCACACTGCACAGGCAGATACTCCCCCACCCCTTAAGCGTTGTTCACTTGGCAATCCTAAATATTTAGCAGTAGCTCCGGTAGAAATTATTATAGTTTCGGCTTCTACCCAATTTGCGTTATCTATAC encodes the following:
- a CDS encoding hydrogen peroxide-inducible genes activator; amino-acid sequence: MTITQLQYVLAVAEHQNFTKAAQKVFVTQPTLSMQIQKLEDELDIQIFDRSKKPIQLTETGRKIVNQARNIVNESERIQDIVDQQKGFIGGEFRLGVIPTIMPTLLPMFLTNFIKKYPKVKLKIEELNTEAIIEKLKEGHLDAAIAATPLELPGIKEQVLYYEPFVAYIPEGHRLSKNDKLEVESLDVDDMLLLEDGHCFKDGILNLCKASRNYEGDNFQLESGSFETLIKLSNEGLGMTLLPYLHTLDVKERDKSKLKMFKDPVPAREVSLIFNKSELKIQIIEALRKTIAGVVKGAIAYQNVKIISPVPNRK
- a CDS encoding DUF4129 domain-containing protein translates to MGKFLLYLVIVLCTVVSYGAQDSLPGPGPEVKFDTSSSLAPLNFDEEKIAQYKSDKAFNYLTEIGTDSWWTKFKRWLELKYAQLINWLFGDYEANSWLAFFLMLLPYLIIGTVIGLIIWLFIRLNPGPSLLGKTETAAVYFTEDEKLVQSADLSSLIEAAIAAGDYRLAIRYYYLKLLKLLHHKKLIHYEFQKTDTEYLAELKDDTLRSPLKRIMRIYDFIWYGNFPVSEKEFAMAQDYFRSIETSLNRAADEK
- a CDS encoding DUF4442 domain-containing protein, coding for MKLTPGKLNKYLMIKLPSAWLTGVRVISIDNEKCLVGVRHRWINQNPFNSMYFAVQAMAAELSTGALVMTHIQNSGKKISMLVAQNKSVFIKKATGRIQFICNEGHLISGAIEQALTTGEGQTFWMRSRGIDEDGVEVSTFDFEWTIKAKG
- a CDS encoding AAA family ATPase, which encodes MENEAPQNPEINFNTRIPLEELQQAVESLKEQLGKVIIGQDNFIELLITGLLANGHVLIEGVPGVAKTITARLFAKTLDTGFSRIQFTPDLMPGDVLGTSVFNSKISDFEFKAGPIFSNIILIDEINRAPAKTQAALFEVMEERQITIDGNKYPMTPPFMVLATQNPIEQEGTYELPEAQLDRFLFKIKVDYPTPEEEVRILQSHHQRKSSLPEDNIQPVISPEKLLSLQHQIGEVLVEEKLLTYIAQLVIKTRNHPHLYLGASPRATIAVMNASKAMAAIQGRDFVIPEDIKKVLVPVLAHRVILAPEKEMEGLTRENVIEVISNTIEIPR
- a CDS encoding DUF58 domain-containing protein, with the translated sequence MTGIRAVYFHQRVFVAVFSLAMIFLFSYWFPVLYIPAWLLAVFLLILIGVDLITLFSKKGITAKRNVPDKLSNSDQNPITIDIRNNFNFKIGVEIIDELPVQFQKRDFLQKMTALPGQKKQFEYSLRPVERGEYYFGKLNIFISSPLRLVKKRLVFDQDQSVKVYPSFIQMRQYDFMAIDNRLKQPGLKRIRRLGHTQEFEQIKEYVAGDDVRSINWKATAKQSGLMVNQYQEEKAQPIYLIIDKGRVMKMPFEGLSLLDYSINTTLAFANVALQKKDKVGFVSFSNEMGNLLPAIAKKTHLNAMLESLYNIKTDFLDSDFGLLYTWVKRRINHRSLLLLFTNFEHMNALDRNLGYLKAIARQHVLVVIFFENSELEKVIRRPAETISQMAHQTIARDISYEKRLMAKKLQQNGIQTILSKPGDLSVNTINKYLEIKARGLL
- a CDS encoding stage II sporulation protein M, whose translation is MREAAFVKQNKNKWTQFEQLLNNKRSIAPATITSMYLEVTDDLSYAKTFYPGSNTTTYLNGLAATAHQKIYTNKKEPGNVFWRFYAFDFPLMFFRFQKQLLLSFIIFSLFIAVGVFSASSEGVFVRAILGDAYINMTLENIANQDPMAVYKQMGEVDMFLGITVNNIRVALMAYTLGILAGVGTVYVLMQNAIMLGAFQYFFFENGMLWESARTIWIHGTIEISVIIIAGCAGLVVGKSILFPQTYTRLASFIKGVKNGLKIVLSTIPFFIIAGFLEGFVTRQTQMPDWLAITIIGISLLSILLYYVYYPIHLNKKLNTNGKQLVY
- a CDS encoding TIGR00266 family protein encodes the protein MNSHEIDYQIFGEEMQYVELELDPKEAVIAEAGNFMMMENGIKMNTIFGDGSSQHEGFLGKVLGAGKRLLTGESLFMTIFSNEVQGKKKVSFASPYPGKIIPLDLTQYGGKFICQKDAFLCAAKGVSIGIEFSRKLGRGFFGGEGFIMQKIEGDGMAFVHAGGTMARKELQAGEKLNVDTGCIIGFTKDINYDIEFVGGIKNSLFGGEGLFFATLTGPGIVYVQSLPFSRLANRVWQAAPQGWGKDKGEGSILGGLGDVISGDRRF
- a CDS encoding DUF4350 domain-containing protein, with the translated sequence MKNSVKIALGAMLLLVLLLTYLEASEPEPVNWNNSYLETDKIPLGTYVFYESWKNSTPGDIQNIDIPPFEFLPKAEAGTYFFLNNYLSFDDAEIKKLLIWVEAGNTAFLSAGNFSENLLDTLGLKTAIRIPGRDLSSRPRFNLVHPDLKQPENYLYEQEIPLIYFSRIDTLTHTILGVANIKDFKEPTTALPNFLKANHGKGTLYMHTLPQAFSNYFMLSGTGYKYSRDVLAYLEPNSTIYWDRYYKTGKTFYTSPVFVIMRSKTLKWAYYFTLLGVLLFIIFEGKRKQRAVPVIEPLKNQTYEYSRTIANLYLEQDQYKELAQKSIDHFYDHIRKAYRIDTTRSPGDFYPDLAEKSNNSLEDTETLFEMFQNISNKNVISKNDLVALNYAINSYNKST